The sequence ATTTACCTTCTGCTGCACGAAATTAAATACATCTGATTGTGATCAATCATGATCTAAATGCCATTGTGTCAACTTCTGAATATTTTCATCTTTATAAACATTGTCAGGTTCAGTTACTTAATACCTCGTCTGCTATGCAGTTGTTGATGGGCACATTAAAAGACCCCAGGATGAAGATATTAAGTCTAACGTTCTTGAAATTGTTGGAACAAATGTGCAATCAACGTATATCACTTGCCCAGCTGACCCTGCTGCCACTCTTGGAATTAAGCTTCCATTTCTTGCCCTCGTTGTGAAGAATCTTAAAAAATACTTCACATTTGAGGTCCAAGTTTTGGATGACAAGAATGTTCGCCGACGATTCCGAGCATCAAATTTTCAAGTCTGTAAGAGCTATGGTTCCATAATCGTTTCTGTAGAAGTAAATTCTGTGCGGTGCTTAACTGCTTATTGCTTATCTATTAGATTTGAAAGTGTTCCTTCACTGTGCCTTTCCTCATGTTCGTTTGATTTGTATTTGTTAATTTAATTGTTATCAAATGCTTTTTGCTGTTAAATCCATTGGTTGAGTTTTCACTGTATTAGTATTAATAACTGCTACTTACGATGTATCTATTAGATTTGAAAGTGTTCCTTCACTGTGCCTCTCCTCATGTTCTTTTGATCTGTATCTGTTAATTTAAGCGTTATCAAGTGCATTTTACTGTTAAATCCATTGGTTGAGCTTTCACTGTATTGGTATTAATAACTGCTACCTACAATATTCTAGTGCATACCTTGAAGTAGTACTATTTCTGTTAACTttgcaaactactccctccgtcacattttagtattagatacatccgtatctagacaaatctaagacaagaattttgggacggagggagtagattattTCTTTGAGCAATGCCAATATGGCATCAACCCGTGCAGAAGTTGTTTATTTCAATTTTACCCTTGGAAACAAAAGATGAACTCGTCAGCTTCATACTCAGATAAACCTCAGGTCATTATATATCTGTTAATGCTCTTCTACAATTGGCCCTTTTTTTGCGGGTTGGCACAGATGTCCATGAACTTGGTGTGTATATGTGTTTTTATTAATTTtaacttgtgtgtatgatatggtCGTGACAATTATGCATTGTGATGTGCTTGATTCCTACTAGGAAGTGTAGTGTTTGATGTGGTTTCTTTTCCAACATATAGATTTATGTCTTCCAGGCATGCCtgtttttttgcaatttttattTAGATTTGAAATGCATAGGTCATGGATGTCTATGTTCTGTTCGTGCAACCActgtgtactactccctccgtcccataatgtaagaagttttttgacactacattagtgtcaaaaaacgtcttacattatgggacggagggagtaacttgtAGTGATATACATTCTTTGTGCAGTCTGTCACAAGGGTAAAGCCATACATATGCACGATGCCTTTGAAGCTTGACGATGGCTGGAACAACATCCAGTTGAATCTCTTGGACCTGACAAAAAGAGCCTATGGCACAAACTACGTCGAGACGCTCCGCGTGCAAGTCCATGCAAACTGCCGGCTCCGTAGGGTCTACTTCTCCGACCGCCTCTACTCGGAAGAGGAGCTGCCGGCCGAGTTCAAGCTCTACCTTCCAATTCAGGTGAGTACTGTGCAATGAGGACACCCTTCTGTTATAGAACACCACTACTTGCTCACACAATCCTTCCTTTTATATGAACTTCAGAAATCATAGGGCTCAGACCAAGATGGATGGTTGTGAGTCGTAACTTCCCTTGGAGCCCAGGCGACATCGACGCATTTCACCTCAGCGTCCATCAGCGTGTAACTATGCGTAAAGTATCAGAATGTTTAATGGATGTATCTGGATGTACGCTAATTGTTGTATggaagacctgtgtaaaactgTTGCTAATTGAACCTCCACTGCTGCTGTACCTGCTTGTCCAAATGCATCGTTAACAGCATGCCCAGAGTGGCCACCCTCTAGTTCACTGCCTCTACGACTACGCCATGATCATGTTGATTCGTACCTCAACATGATATTATAACAAAGATAAATAACACGCCTTACTACTCAACATAAATATCGAATGGGGCACAACCCACTGTAACGGCTGATGATCCACCAAGAAAATAAATGGAGAAAAGAAAAACCGTAGGCTCTCAGCGGTGCTGGAAATCGAAGCAGTCAACACTCAGATACGGgaggtgttttttttctttttttttgatacATAAACAAAAAGGATACAGAATACATATACTGTAGACCTGGGCCGATTTTCGATCGGGCCTGGTCCGGTATCTCCGTGGGCCCACCTGCGCGGCTGTATGGGAGATTGGTTCGGTACGCTGTTGTACGGACACTCTCGAGGCCTCTATTGTCTAAAAAATAAACTCTCGAGGCCTCTCCCCCGCTGTGCCATCGATCTGCATAAATCCCTCGCCGGAGCGCACTCCCTCCGCTGCCGTGGCTCTCCAGTGGGGGAGAGTCTCCACGCACATTGGGCGTATTTCTCCATCCTCGTCGCGTCACCGTCGACGTCAGTGAGCAGGGGAGGCGGCCACCgtgagaggaggagggggacgaggAGCACTGGGGTCGCGCGTCGGCACATCTCCGTTGCACCCCACGCCGGGGACCCGTGCGGAAGCGAAGGGCCGAAGGGGATGCGCGCCGGAGCGGCAGGGGACGCCGACCGGCTCTGTTACGGGTAAGACGGATACTGCTGCATCTTTTTAGTCCCACATCGCCGATCTACAAGACTTTGCACCGATTTAAAAGTGCTTCCCTCAGCCAGGCTATCAGCAAGTAGTAATAGAGTAGAGGTAGATAGAGTATAGGGTATAGATACGGTAGTGTGTAGAGGGTCTAGGGTTACAGGGGCGCAGGTACAGGGGGGAGGTATGCCTGAGGCGCAGGTAAAGGGGGGGAACTATGCCCCGGGGGACAGTGGGGGCGGGGGTAGGGGGGAGGTATGCCCGGCGGCGGAGCCGGGCAGCGGGGTAGAGAGGGTGGAGGGTGTATATGCCCGGCGGCGGAGCCAGGCTATAGGGGTGGAGAGGGGAGGGGTATGCCCGGTGAGTCATCTTTGATGATTCCGGTTATTCAAGTGCTCACAGTGAGCAAAGGTGTAATCACACTATGCCAATTCTTGTGTTCTATCTCCAAAAAAAAGCAGTATGTATGCTACCAATACAAAAAAAGGACATGTCCTTTGCTGAAATATTGTTCTATTTAACACGACATATCATAATCAGGATGAGATGCATTGCAATATACTCTATAAACATTGATAAATTGTAATCATCAGGACCCTTTAGTTTAATAAGTTTAGAAGCAGACCTTGTTATGAGCACACTATAAGTAGATCATTAGGTTACAAGCATTCAAGAGTTTAAAAATGCTAAACTTTGTGTCAAGTAAATAGACCCAAAAGACAACCAAAATGCCAAGAATTTCAGTTTATATGGTAATCACGTACTTgtgaaatacaaaaaaaaggacatGTCCTTTGCTGAAATATTGTTCTATTTAACACGACATATCATAATCAGGATGAGATGCATTGGAATATACTCTATAAACATTGATAAATTGTAATCATCAGGACCCTTTAGTTTAATAAGTTTAGAAGCATTCAGACCTTGTTATNNNNNNNNNNNNNNNNNNNNNNNNNNNNNNNNNNNNNNNNNNNNNNNNNNNNNNNNNNNNNNNNNNNNNNNNNNNNNNNNNNNNNNNNNNNNNNNATGCTAAACTTTGTGTCAAATAAATAGACCCAAAAGACAACCAAAAT comes from Triticum aestivum cultivar Chinese Spring chromosome 5B, IWGSC CS RefSeq v2.1, whole genome shotgun sequence and encodes:
- the LOC123112626 gene encoding cilia- and flagella-associated protein 20, encoding MFKNTFQSGFLSILYSLGTKPLQIWDKEVVDGHIKRPQDEDIKSNVLEIVGTNVQSTYITCPADPAATLGIKLPFLALVVKNLKKYFTFEVQVLDDKNVRRRFRASNFQSVTRVKPYICTMPLKLDDGWNNIQLNLLDLTKRAYGTNYVETLRVQVHANCRLRRVYFSDRLYSEEELPAEFKLYLPIQKS